In a genomic window of Bradyrhizobium ontarionense:
- a CDS encoding ABC transporter substrate-binding protein, whose amino-acid sequence MRNWRSALIAAAFTVSFGAAAHAQTTLRVGLAEDPDMLDPSLGRTYVGRIVFSAFCDKLFDIDEKLNVVPQLALSHETSADGKAMTIKLRPGVKFHDGEPLDAEAAKFSIERHMNMPGSFRKSELASVDHVEVVDPLTIRLVLKTPFAPLLSQLTDRSGMMMSPKAVKEEGDKFGLHPVCAGPYKFVERVQQDRMVFEKFADYWNKDNVFIDKIVYQPIVDATVRLANLKSGGLDLVDRVLATDIKDVRDDKNLVLATAPELGYLGLTINVGRDKAKGPLSQSDKVRQALDLSIDREALNQVVFNGEFTAGNQWVPPLHPYYQKAFPVRQRDVAKAKALLKEAGVATPISVDYMIPKGAEYEAIAQVVQSMAAEAGFDIKIRVVEFATTFKQAQAGEFQIFQINWSGRIDPDGNSYVFLHSGAPQNDGGYSNPEADKVMEDARAVADPAQRGALYEKLTRIVLNDEPIIYLFHRKLLFAHTKKLEGYKQLPDGLVRVIGLKLK is encoded by the coding sequence ATGAGGAATTGGCGATCGGCCCTAATTGCGGCCGCTTTCACGGTCTCGTTCGGCGCGGCCGCTCACGCGCAGACGACGCTGCGCGTCGGGCTGGCCGAAGACCCTGACATGCTCGATCCCTCGCTGGGACGGACCTATGTCGGCCGCATCGTCTTCTCGGCCTTCTGCGACAAGCTGTTCGACATCGACGAGAAGCTGAACGTCGTGCCGCAGCTCGCGCTGTCGCATGAGACCTCGGCCGACGGCAAGGCGATGACGATCAAACTGCGCCCGGGCGTCAAGTTCCACGATGGCGAACCGCTCGACGCCGAAGCCGCGAAATTCTCGATCGAGCGTCACATGAACATGCCCGGCTCGTTCCGAAAATCGGAACTCGCCAGCGTCGATCATGTCGAGGTCGTCGATCCCCTGACGATCAGGCTGGTGCTGAAGACACCGTTCGCGCCGCTGCTGTCCCAGCTTACCGACCGCTCGGGCATGATGATGTCGCCCAAGGCGGTGAAGGAGGAAGGCGACAAGTTCGGCCTGCATCCGGTCTGCGCCGGTCCCTACAAGTTCGTCGAGCGCGTGCAGCAGGACCGCATGGTGTTCGAGAAGTTCGCCGACTACTGGAATAAGGACAATGTCTTCATCGACAAGATCGTCTACCAGCCGATCGTCGATGCCACGGTGCGGCTCGCCAACCTGAAATCCGGCGGTCTCGACCTCGTCGACCGTGTGCTCGCCACCGACATCAAGGATGTGCGCGACGACAAGAACCTCGTGCTCGCCACCGCGCCGGAGCTCGGCTATCTCGGCCTCACCATCAACGTCGGCAGAGACAAGGCCAAGGGCCCGCTCAGCCAGTCGGACAAGGTGCGCCAGGCGCTCGACCTGTCGATCGATCGCGAGGCGCTGAACCAGGTCGTGTTCAACGGCGAGTTCACCGCCGGCAACCAGTGGGTGCCGCCGTTGCACCCCTATTATCAGAAGGCCTTTCCCGTCCGCCAGCGCGACGTCGCCAAGGCGAAGGCGCTGCTGAAGGAGGCCGGCGTCGCCACACCCATCAGCGTCGACTACATGATCCCCAAGGGTGCGGAATATGAGGCGATCGCCCAGGTCGTGCAGTCGATGGCGGCCGAGGCCGGCTTCGACATCAAGATTCGCGTCGTCGAATTCGCCACCACCTTCAAGCAGGCGCAGGCCGGTGAATTCCAGATCTTCCAGATCAACTGGAGCGGCCGCATCGATCCCGACGGCAATTCCTATGTGTTCCTGCACAGCGGCGCGCCGCAGAACGACGGCGGCTATTCCAATCCCGAGGCCGACAAGGTCATGGAAGACGCCCGCGCTGTCGCCGATCCAGCACAGCGCGGCGCGCTCTATGAGAAGCTGACCAGGATCGTGCTGAACGATGAGCCGATCATCTATCTCTTTCACCGCAAGCTGCTGTTCGCCCACACCAAGAAGCTCGAAGGCTACAAGCAGCTGCCCGACGGCCTCGTGCGCGTGATCGGACTGAAGCTGAAGTGA
- a CDS encoding TetR/AcrR family transcriptional regulator codes for MTSDLRRQLILGAAKRCFARHGYAGTTTKSVAAAAAISEALLFKHFQSKAALYAEILADECETDPDFELLLGQEPSTATLVKMMAGMVRHFLGIADGPNDEEEQRLRLMVTSQLDDGEFARLLYTKIDDLIGAKFVDSLDKAVASGDAVLSAAAPRDLFWFAHHTVLMAALTRLPSTPCLPYGTGASLERQLSEFILRGIGLTDAAIACYLDHELSQPPARPATAESA; via the coding sequence ATGACCAGCGATCTCAGGCGGCAATTGATCCTCGGTGCAGCCAAGCGTTGCTTCGCGCGCCACGGCTATGCCGGGACCACGACCAAGAGCGTGGCGGCGGCGGCGGCGATCTCGGAAGCGCTGCTGTTCAAGCACTTCCAATCGAAAGCTGCGCTCTATGCGGAGATCCTGGCGGACGAGTGCGAGACCGATCCCGACTTCGAGCTTCTTCTTGGCCAGGAACCGTCGACGGCCACGCTGGTCAAGATGATGGCCGGCATGGTCAGGCATTTTCTCGGCATTGCCGACGGCCCCAATGACGAGGAAGAGCAGCGGCTGCGGCTGATGGTCACGAGCCAGCTCGACGATGGCGAATTCGCCCGGCTCTTGTATACGAAGATCGATGATCTGATCGGCGCCAAGTTCGTTGACTCCCTGGACAAAGCCGTTGCGTCCGGCGATGCCGTGCTATCAGCGGCCGCGCCGCGCGATCTGTTCTGGTTCGCGCATCACACCGTGTTGATGGCCGCGCTGACGCGGCTTCCATCGACCCCGTGTCTGCCTTATGGAACCGGAGCGAGCCTGGAGCGCCAGCTCAGTGAATTCATTCTGCGCGGCATCGGCCTGACCGACGCCGCGATTGCGTGCTATCTCGACCACGAATTGTCGCAACCTCCGGCCCGGCCGGCGACGGCAGAAAGTGCATGA
- a CDS encoding ABC transporter permease — protein sequence MAETILTAPSVSHGLAPLERPAQRALRRVVKRKGAMIGIGLILIFIVLAAFAPLVAPYDPVATSWSLVRKAPTATHWFGTDDLGRDVLARVIYGARASLMAGAISVVIALSIGVPIGMLSGYRGGFVDALISRITDAMLACPFLILAIALAAFLGPSLGNAMIAIGITATPIFVRLTRGEVMSVKVEEYVEAARSVGDSDWKIAVKHILPNIMPVLLVQATLSVAAAIIAEAALSFLGLGQQPPYPSWGSMLNAAQRFLTNAPWMAVWPGLAIFLVVLSLNLVGDGLRDALDPQQEK from the coding sequence ATGGCCGAAACCATCCTGACAGCCCCATCGGTCTCACACGGCCTCGCCCCGCTCGAGCGCCCGGCGCAGCGGGCACTGCGCCGCGTCGTCAAGCGCAAGGGCGCGATGATCGGGATCGGCCTCATCCTGATCTTCATCGTGCTCGCGGCCTTTGCCCCGCTGGTCGCGCCCTACGATCCCGTGGCCACGAGCTGGTCGCTGGTCCGCAAGGCGCCTACGGCCACGCACTGGTTCGGCACCGACGATCTCGGCCGCGACGTGCTCGCCCGCGTCATCTATGGCGCGCGCGCCTCGCTGATGGCCGGCGCGATCTCGGTCGTCATCGCGCTGTCGATCGGCGTTCCCATCGGCATGCTCTCAGGCTACCGCGGCGGCTTCGTCGATGCCCTGATCAGCCGCATCACCGATGCGATGCTGGCCTGCCCGTTCCTGATCCTCGCGATTGCGCTGGCGGCGTTCTTGGGGCCGAGCCTCGGCAACGCCATGATCGCGATCGGCATCACGGCGACGCCGATCTTCGTGCGGCTGACCCGCGGCGAGGTGATGAGCGTCAAGGTCGAGGAATATGTCGAGGCCGCGCGCAGCGTCGGCGACTCCGATTGGAAGATCGCGGTCAAACATATCCTGCCGAACATCATGCCGGTGCTGCTGGTGCAGGCAACGCTGTCGGTCGCCGCCGCGATCATCGCCGAAGCCGCGCTCTCCTTCCTGGGCCTCGGACAGCAGCCGCCGTACCCGTCCTGGGGCAGCATGCTCAACGCCGCGCAGCGCTTCCTCACCAACGCGCCGTGGATGGCGGTCTGGCCGGGGCTCGCGATCTTCCTGGTGGTGCTGTCGCTCAATCTCGTCGGCGACGGCCTGCGCGACGCGCTCGATCCGCAGCAGGAGAAGTGA
- a CDS encoding ABC transporter permease translates to MLTFLANRLAQIVPTLFFVSILIFSLQQLLPGDPALVMAGEERDPAVIEQIRKQYRLDQPIPVQYVYWAKGVLTGDFGESLRVKVPVRDLIVQKLPVTLQLGLMAIVIAFLIGIPAGIISAVKQGTAWDYGANLFALWGISTPNFWLGIMLIFLFSIKLGWLPASGYVPLTEDWRASLAATIMPAFVLGNAISAILMRHTRSAMLQVLHSDYIRTARAKGISERQVILHHALRNALTPVITLGALELGTLLSGAVLTEQIFSIPGFGKLIVDAVFNRDYAVVQGVVLVTATVYITLNLIADIAYVLVNPRLRS, encoded by the coding sequence ATGCTGACCTTCCTCGCCAACCGCCTCGCGCAGATCGTCCCGACGCTGTTCTTCGTGTCGATCCTGATCTTCTCGCTGCAGCAATTGCTGCCCGGCGACCCGGCGCTCGTCATGGCGGGCGAGGAGCGCGACCCGGCCGTGATCGAGCAGATCCGCAAGCAGTACCGGCTCGATCAGCCGATCCCGGTCCAATACGTCTATTGGGCCAAGGGCGTCCTCACCGGCGATTTCGGCGAGTCGCTGCGCGTGAAGGTGCCGGTGCGCGACCTCATCGTGCAGAAGCTGCCCGTGACCTTGCAGCTCGGCCTGATGGCGATCGTGATCGCCTTCCTGATCGGCATCCCCGCCGGCATCATCTCGGCGGTGAAGCAGGGCACGGCCTGGGACTACGGCGCCAATCTGTTCGCGCTGTGGGGCATCTCGACGCCGAATTTCTGGCTCGGCATCATGCTGATCTTCCTGTTCTCGATCAAGCTCGGCTGGCTGCCCGCCTCCGGCTATGTGCCGCTGACGGAGGATTGGCGGGCCAGCCTGGCGGCGACCATCATGCCGGCCTTCGTGCTGGGCAACGCCATATCAGCGATCCTGATGCGTCACACCAGGAGCGCGATGCTGCAGGTGCTGCACAGCGACTACATCCGCACAGCGCGCGCCAAGGGCATCTCCGAACGCCAGGTCATTCTCCACCATGCCCTGCGCAACGCGCTGACGCCGGTGATCACGCTCGGCGCGCTCGAGCTCGGCACGCTGCTCTCCGGCGCAGTTCTGACGGAGCAGATCTTCTCCATTCCCGGCTTCGGCAAGCTGATCGTCGACGCCGTCTTCAACCGCGACTATGCCGTGGTGCAGGGCGTCGTGCTGGTGACCGCCACCGTCTACATCACGCTGAACCTGATCGCCGACATCGCCTATGTCCTCGTCAATCCGCGCCTGAGGAGCTGA
- a CDS encoding efflux RND transporter periplasmic adaptor subunit has translation MNIATEPKLSGKPIDDKPRKRTRPVLWFIIVGGLLAALVGGLVWFNMFRDKMIAQFFANNKPPPISVSAATATSETVPNLLTAVGDLAAVHQVNVTSDVSGRITEIMFQPGTTVKQGAPLVQLYDAPDQGDLANYKAQVTVAQLSLDRAKQLASRQFGPQATVDQAQAAYDQAQAGIAKTEALIAQKLVRAPFDGDLGVRKVEVGQYLSAGTQIVSLTDLSELWVNFTVTEKDSAQLKVGQTVRVGVDAYPGRTFEGKITTIEPQLATDTRNIRVQATIANPERILKPGMFATTTVVLPEKPPVLTVSETAVDYTLYGDSVFVINEKKADDGKTTLTADRIYVQTGDRINGRAVILKGLKEGDRVVAVGQLKIQSGAAVSISTDPPPPIPAKPPRY, from the coding sequence ATGAACATTGCGACGGAACCCAAGCTCTCCGGAAAGCCGATCGACGACAAGCCCCGCAAGCGCACCCGCCCGGTGCTGTGGTTCATCATCGTCGGCGGTCTGCTGGCGGCGCTGGTCGGCGGTCTAGTGTGGTTCAACATGTTCCGCGACAAGATGATCGCGCAGTTCTTCGCCAACAACAAGCCGCCGCCGATCAGCGTCAGCGCCGCCACGGCGACGTCGGAGACGGTGCCGAACCTGCTCACGGCCGTCGGCGATCTCGCCGCCGTGCATCAGGTCAACGTCACCTCTGACGTCTCGGGCCGCATCACCGAGATCATGTTCCAGCCGGGCACCACCGTGAAGCAGGGCGCACCGCTGGTGCAGCTCTACGATGCGCCGGATCAGGGCGACCTCGCCAACTACAAGGCGCAGGTGACCGTGGCGCAGCTGTCGCTCGACCGCGCCAAGCAGCTCGCCTCGCGCCAGTTCGGGCCGCAGGCGACCGTCGACCAGGCCCAGGCCGCGTACGACCAGGCGCAGGCCGGCATCGCCAAGACCGAGGCCCTCATCGCGCAGAAGCTGGTGCGTGCGCCGTTCGACGGCGATCTCGGCGTCCGCAAGGTCGAGGTCGGCCAGTATCTCAGCGCCGGTACGCAGATCGTGTCGCTGACCGACCTCTCCGAGCTGTGGGTCAATTTCACGGTGACCGAGAAGGACAGCGCTCAGCTGAAGGTCGGCCAGACCGTCCGCGTCGGGGTCGACGCCTATCCGGGCAGGACGTTCGAAGGCAAGATCACGACGATCGAGCCGCAGCTCGCGACCGATACGCGCAACATCCGCGTACAGGCGACGATCGCCAATCCCGAGCGCATCCTGAAGCCGGGCATGTTTGCGACCACGACCGTGGTGCTGCCGGAGAAGCCGCCGGTCCTCACCGTATCGGAAACCGCGGTCGACTACACGCTCTATGGCGACTCGGTGTTCGTGATCAACGAGAAGAAGGCCGACGACGGCAAGACGACGCTGACGGCCGATCGCATCTATGTGCAGACCGGCGACCGGATCAACGGCCGTGCGGTGATCTTGAAGGGCCTGAAGGAGGGCGACCGCGTGGTTGCCGTCGGTCAGCTCAAGATCCAGTCCGGTGCCGCGGTCTCGATCTCGACCGATCCGCCGCCGCCGATCCCGGCCAAGCCGCCGCGCTATTGA
- a CDS encoding MexW/MexI family multidrug efflux RND transporter permease subunit gives MRFTDIFIKRPVLSVVVSLLILLLGLRAAFVLPIRQYPKLSNTVVNVTTVYPGASADLMQGFITTPLEQAVASAEGVDYITSSSVQGTSTIQVYIKLNFDPNQALTEVLAKVNSVRYLIPKESNDPIVTKTTGQTTSVMYIGFSSEELSGSAISDYLTRVVQPVLSTVDGVAAANILGGQTFAMRLWLNPEKMAGRNVSPADVAAAIAANNFQSAAGQSKGYFIVSNISTNTGLTDVNQFKRMIVKAKDGGFIRMEDIATVELAAQSTDASVTFSGERAIFIGVDATPQGNPLNIVRGVRALFPDLERNLPPSMKMKVAYDSTKFIQSSIDEVEHTLGEAVLIVIVVIFLFLASLRSVIIPVVTIPLSLVGVCTMMLAFGFSINLLTLLAMVLAIGLVVDDAIVVVENIHRHLEEGKAPVQAALQGAREIVGPVVSMTITLAAVYAPIGFLGGLTGSLFREFAFTLAGSVIVSGVIALTLSPMMCSVLLRSAEEGRFARVVNRVFGAMTRWYGRQLDRSLDYRPVTGLFAVTILGLVGFLYMHTAKELAPEEDQGIVFSVTKAPKYANIDYVNFYGDKLNKAFQKFPETDLTFVLNGINGPQGGIAGNLLKPWDERTRSSIKLKPLVQAELSKIEGVQAFAFNLPALPGGPGGLPVQMVISSTNGFQAVYEQMAKLKDSARKSGMFIVSDSDLEFNQPVVRVWINRSKASDLGITMQAVGNTLAVLLGGNYINRFNLEGRSYQVIPQVPRDKRLSPEALSGYYVATAAGQQVPLSTVVSVETGTDPNSLTHFNQLNSATFSAVPMPGVTVGQAVDFLEKQAKNLPSGFSHDYLADARQYVQEGNQLAITFGFALIIIFLVLAAQFESLRDPLVIMISVPMAIVGAMIPLFFGVATMNIYTQVGLLTLVGLITKHGILMVEFANELQLKEGLDRRSAIEMSARIRLRPILMTTAAMVTGLIPLLTASGAGAASRFSIGLVVVSGMSIGTLFTLFVLPAVYTVIATNHQAAAQSQRAREIAQFDAEPEHALKAS, from the coding sequence ATGCGTTTCACCGATATCTTCATCAAGCGCCCGGTGCTGTCGGTCGTGGTCAGCCTGCTCATTCTGCTGTTGGGCCTGCGCGCCGCGTTCGTGCTTCCGATCCGGCAGTATCCAAAGCTGTCGAACACGGTCGTGAACGTCACGACCGTCTATCCCGGTGCTTCGGCCGACCTGATGCAGGGCTTCATCACCACGCCGCTCGAGCAGGCGGTGGCGTCGGCCGAAGGCGTCGACTACATCACCTCGTCCTCGGTGCAGGGCACCAGCACGATCCAGGTCTACATCAAGCTCAACTTCGATCCGAACCAGGCGCTCACCGAGGTGCTCGCCAAGGTGAACTCGGTCCGTTACCTGATCCCGAAGGAGTCCAACGACCCGATCGTGACCAAGACCACCGGCCAGACCACGTCGGTGATGTATATCGGCTTCTCCAGCGAGGAGCTGTCGGGCTCGGCGATATCGGACTATCTGACGCGCGTGGTGCAGCCGGTGCTGTCGACGGTCGACGGCGTCGCCGCCGCCAACATCCTCGGCGGCCAGACCTTCGCGATGCGGCTCTGGCTCAATCCGGAGAAGATGGCGGGCCGCAACGTGTCGCCCGCCGATGTCGCAGCCGCCATCGCCGCCAACAACTTCCAGTCCGCCGCCGGACAATCCAAGGGCTACTTCATCGTCTCCAACATCTCGACCAATACCGGCCTGACCGACGTCAACCAGTTCAAGCGGATGATCGTCAAGGCCAAGGATGGCGGTTTCATCCGCATGGAGGACATCGCGACGGTGGAGTTGGCGGCGCAGAGCACCGACGCCAGCGTTACCTTCAGCGGCGAGCGTGCGATCTTCATCGGTGTCGATGCGACGCCGCAGGGCAATCCGCTCAACATCGTCAGGGGCGTGCGTGCGCTGTTCCCCGACCTCGAGCGCAACCTGCCGCCCTCGATGAAGATGAAGGTGGCCTACGATTCCACCAAGTTCATCCAATCCTCGATCGACGAGGTCGAGCATACGCTGGGCGAAGCCGTCCTCATCGTCATCGTCGTGATCTTCCTGTTCCTGGCGTCGCTGCGCTCGGTCATCATCCCCGTGGTCACCATCCCGCTGTCGCTGGTCGGCGTCTGCACGATGATGCTGGCGTTCGGTTTCAGCATCAACCTGCTGACCCTGCTCGCGATGGTGCTGGCGATCGGCCTCGTGGTCGACGACGCCATCGTGGTGGTGGAGAACATCCACCGCCATCTGGAGGAGGGCAAGGCGCCGGTGCAGGCCGCGCTGCAGGGCGCCCGCGAGATCGTAGGCCCTGTCGTCTCCATGACGATCACGCTGGCGGCGGTGTATGCCCCGATCGGCTTCCTCGGCGGCCTCACCGGCTCGCTGTTCCGCGAATTCGCCTTCACGCTCGCCGGCTCCGTCATCGTCTCCGGTGTCATCGCATTGACGCTGTCGCCGATGATGTGCTCGGTGCTGCTGCGCAGCGCCGAGGAGGGCCGCTTCGCGCGCGTGGTCAACCGCGTATTCGGCGCCATGACGCGCTGGTACGGCCGCCAGCTCGACCGCTCGCTCGACTACCGTCCGGTCACCGGGCTGTTCGCCGTCACGATCCTCGGCCTGGTCGGCTTCCTCTACATGCACACCGCCAAGGAACTGGCGCCGGAGGAGGATCAGGGCATCGTGTTCTCGGTGACCAAGGCGCCGAAATACGCCAACATCGACTACGTCAACTTCTACGGCGACAAGCTCAACAAGGCGTTCCAGAAGTTTCCCGAGACCGATCTGACCTTCGTGTTGAACGGCATCAACGGGCCGCAGGGCGGCATTGCCGGCAATCTGCTCAAGCCTTGGGACGAGCGCACGCGCTCCTCGATCAAGCTGAAGCCGCTGGTGCAGGCGGAGCTGTCGAAGATCGAGGGCGTCCAGGCTTTCGCCTTCAACCTGCCGGCGCTGCCTGGCGGTCCTGGCGGCCTTCCGGTGCAGATGGTGATCAGCTCCACCAACGGCTTCCAGGCGGTCTATGAGCAGATGGCGAAGCTGAAGGATTCCGCGCGCAAGAGCGGCATGTTCATCGTCTCCGACAGCGACCTCGAGTTCAACCAGCCGGTGGTGCGGGTCTGGATCAACCGCAGCAAGGCCAGCGATCTCGGCATCACGATGCAGGCCGTCGGCAATACGCTCGCCGTGCTGCTCGGCGGCAACTACATCAACCGCTTCAATCTGGAGGGCCGCTCCTATCAGGTGATCCCGCAGGTGCCGCGCGACAAGCGGTTGTCGCCGGAAGCGCTGTCGGGCTATTATGTCGCCACCGCAGCCGGCCAGCAGGTGCCGCTGTCGACCGTCGTCAGCGTCGAGACCGGGACCGATCCGAACTCGCTGACGCATTTCAACCAGCTCAACTCGGCGACGTTCTCCGCCGTGCCGATGCCGGGCGTCACCGTCGGGCAGGCCGTCGACTTCCTCGAAAAGCAAGCCAAGAACCTGCCGTCCGGCTTCAGTCACGACTATCTGGCCGACGCCCGCCAATACGTCCAGGAGGGCAATCAGCTCGCCATCACCTTTGGTTTCGCGCTGATCATCATCTTCCTGGTGCTGGCGGCGCAGTTCGAGAGCCTGCGCGATCCCCTGGTCATCATGATCAGCGTGCCCATGGCGATCGTCGGTGCGATGATTCCGCTGTTCTTCGGCGTGGCGACCATGAACATCTACACCCAGGTCGGTCTCTTGACCCTGGTCGGGCTGATCACCAAGCACGGCATCCTGATGGTGGAGTTCGCCAACGAGCTTCAGTTGAAGGAAGGGCTCGACCGCCGCTCCGCGATCGAGATGTCGGCGCGTATCCGTCTGCGTCCGATCCTGATGACCACGGCGGCGATGGTCACCGGCCTGATCCCGCTCTTGACCGCGAGCGGCGCCGGCGCGGCCAGCCGCTTCTCGATCGGCCTCGTCGTCGTCTCCGGCATGTCGATCGGCACACTGTTCACCTTGTTCGTGCTGCCGGCGGTCTACACCGTCATCGCCACCAATCACCAGGCCGCCGCCCAGTCGCAGCGCGCCAGGGAGATCGCGCAGTTCGATGCCGAGCCGGAGCACGCGCTGAAGGCGAGCTGA